The following is a genomic window from Verrucomicrobiota bacterium.
GATGCGGCTATCGGTCCACAGGTGCACCTCCAAAAGGTAACCGGGATCGCTGGCGGCCTTCTGCATCTGCTCCACGGAATTGGTGCCTGATAGCGTACCCAACGTACGCCAGCTTTTGGGGCAACCATCCAACTTCCAATCGCACGGCTGGCCGGTTTTGTCCCACGGGGATTTCGCCTCTCCTCGTCCCGGATGGAGAATCAGGCAATGTTTTTCCACACCTTGAAGCTGCGAGTATTCCAGCAAAAAAGCGGACAGGTTCGTGGCGGTGCCGGCAAAGAAAAAGACATCCTCGGCGTTGACGAAGAAGCCATGCACACGGTTGGTGGCATTGACCAGTCTGTCCATGCCTTTGGGCCAGGCGTCGGAGCCATAAACCCGCTGGCCGGCGGGGTAATCGGCTCCCAAGCCAAAGGCATTCACGGTTGCCATGACACACACACCGACAACCAGCGTCATGGAAATCATCCGCTGTACAAATTTCTTCACCATATCCTATTAGACGTTAATCGGTGCTCGATGCCCCCGCCATGCTGGCAAGGGGAGCGAAGCAAGCCATACTTTTATGACACCCCACCGGACTTTTCCTTAGAACCTTTTCGGCTATGGCTTTTTTTCCGGAGTGTTCACCAGCTTGTAGCGCAGTTTCACACCGTAACCTTTCTGTCCATCGGTGTGGAAGCCGAGTTCACTTTCGACGATATCGAGCAGTTGCAGGATGCCGATCTCGCCGCGTGCGGTTTTGAAGTAGGCGGTCAGCGGCAAATCTTTTCGAGTCGGCTGCAGGATGCCGACAATCCAGGTCGTGTCCTTCAAGTTGTCAACGACGCCTGTTTCGGTTGATTCCAGCCATTTCGATGGATCGGTCTGCAGGAAGAGGCAGCCTTCGCCGGCAAATTGCAACCCATCTGCGAGTCCGAACGCCTTCGCATCTGCGCCACCCGCCGCATCAATGATCTTCTGATCTTCGGCTGCCTGTTCTTTCGTTGTGCCCGGCCCGTGCCCGTCAACGAAAAGCCTCCCGCTGCGAAATTGAAACGCATGTCCAAGGCACGGCGCACTGAACGGCACGACGCGCTCCACCACCGGGCCGAAGGATAGCTTGGCATCGGCTTTTGCGCTCGGTGCGGCGATGAATTTGGCCAGGGCTTCCGGCTCGCGAGCGATGGCGAGTGGCGGAAACAGCGCAAGCCTTTCGACCGAGCCGTCATCGCGAATCACGAAGACGCGGCCCTCGCGCAGATCGTATTGTTTGCCGTTGATGTGCAGATAATCCTGCATCACCGAATCGCGCTGATAGCCAAAGGTGCGACCGTTCTCCAATTGGATGTTGTGATCCTCTTTCCACGCCCGTGGATTGGTGGTGCTGGAATCCAAACCGCCACCGGAGTTGAGATGATTCCCCTGGTAGAATATCGCATAGTGAACGTCCACGCTGTCGTCGTGCAGCAGCACCGTCTGATCGTTGTGGCTGATATGACTGCCATTGGGTTGTATGCTTCGTTTGGCAGGTTCGCCGTTGCTGACTTCAAACGCGATGACGAGAAACTTCGCGGAGCCATCCTTGCGGGAGAACGGCAGGAAGAACGTTCGCGCCCGACCCGGTTGCGGCGCATTGCCCTCCCAGACGATCAACGCATTTTGATACGCGCAGTTGAGGGAGTGGGTGGGGTGAGATTCGGTTCGCAATTGGAGCACTCCGTTGCGTCTTTGAACCCCAAGAATTCCACTCCCACCACCGGTGCCGAAGAACTCGCCCAGGCGGCTGTAGCTCCACGAAACAGCCATGCCCGGCCATGGATAAAACCCGTAACGGTTATCCACCAGCAACCACGGTGGTTTGGAGCAGTCCAGCAGCAGTTTGCCGAGCACCTCCCCGTCAATCTCGGTCGTCTGCGAAACCATGTTCACCGGCGAGCCGATCTGCGCAGGCCGGTTCGGAATCTCCAGTTCGCGGTCCATCATTTGACCAGGCTTGCGCGTTGTCTCCGGTACCAGCGTGTCCACCGAGCTGGCCTCTGCCTCGAACACCCGATAGCGAACCTCGCCTTTCTCCTCGGCCGCATCCGGGAGGTAGTGCTGCCATGGCGCGAGCGTGGCAATGGTCAACCAGACGGCAGTTTGAATAGCCCCGAACCATAGCGCCCACTTTCCGCATGGCGACTGGCGCACCGGGATGGCCATCCCCACCGCCGCAAGGGCTGTGACGAGGATGGACCAGACCAACCACACAGGCGGATGCGGCAGCATGAGCCATGTTGCGGCCGCAAAGATTCCGCTCCCCCACGCAGTGCAGCAAGCAGCGGTCGCCAGCGGTGTATTCGGCACGACTGCGGGTGGAGAAACCTCCGGCGCTGCGGACGGAGCGCTGCCGACCGGCTTGTTCGCCGCGCGCCAAGCCCAGCGGATGATGAGGTAGTCCACGACCAGCGCCGTGACTACGGTCGCCACGGTTGCCCATTCGCGGACGAGAGCCGGGGCGATGTCGGGCTGATAGATTTCCAGATAACGACTCATGTCGAGCGACGACCCCATCAGCATCTTGATAACGATGGTCCAGAGCCACAACAGGACCGCATCCAGCGCCAGCAGCGGGAACAGCAGTCCGTCGAAAACGGCCAGCCCCAGCCCGTAAAGCTGTCCTGCCGATCGGCGGATTTGTGCGACGGCGATCCACCCGAGAATCGTCGTGCCCAGAAAGCCTGATAATCCCAACAAATCCTGCTGCAATAAATGCATCGTCCACCAGACCGGCGAAGCTGTCAGCGAAGCGAGTGAAACGAATTTCGCCATGAGCATTTGGGTGACAAACAGACAAGGAAACGCCGCCCATACCGCCCCTACGATGGCGGTGCGCGAGAAGCGCGACGGTTGCGCCGGGCTGGCTCTTGGTCCGGCAGGTGGGGTTTTCCCGGCTTCCTTGTCGTCGAGAGACGGGAGCTGTTCAATCGGCCTTCTACAATCGCGGACAATGCTCGTGACCAGCATTCCGAGGACAAATACATTAATCCATACCACCCAGCCGGAGATGTGCTCCCCCGAGAAAGCCGCCCCGCCGAAAAACACCGCCATCACTCCCATGAACAGGATTCCGTTCGAGGCCGCACCGGCCCAATGAATGACACGTCGCCCGTTGCGGACGCCGACTATTGGCGAAAAAAGCAGCAACTTCGATATCAGGTCCGATTGCTCTCGGACGGGCGCGCCGCCCGTCGTGGCCGGGGTTTCGGGAGAACTTGCCAGCGGCAGCGTTGAGGCAATCGTCTCCACCATCGTCTTCACGTCGCTGACATGCTGGTAACGCAGTCCCGGTTGTTGCTCCAACGCGCGCAACACGACGGCATCGAGGCGCACGTCTATCTGCACTTTGTGCGACGGCGCTTCGAGCGGTCTGCCCGGCAGTTCGCCCGTGAGCATCTGGTAGAACACCACGCCCAGCGCGTAAATATCCGCGCGATGATCCACTTCCCCTGGAGCAGCGATCTGCTCAGGGGACATATACTGGGGTGTGCCCATGACCGCATTGCTGATTGCAGATTGCGGATTGCGGATTGAAGCAGCGTCGGCCGTCGGCTCGTCAGCATCTTTTTGGCCGATCAACTTTGCCAGGCCAAAATCCGCGACCTTTACCCGGCCCCGACGGTCAATGAGGATGTTCTCGGGCTTGATGTCTCGATGGACGATGCCCTGGTCGTGGGCAAATTGGAGGGCATCGCAAATCTGTGGCACAATGGCCAGGGCTTCGCGGGCGGAAACCCGGCCCGTTTGCATCAATTGGCGAAGGTTTACACCGTCCACGAATTCCATCAGGAAATAGAACTGACCATTGGTCTCGCCAAATTCGTAGAGGGTGACAATACCGGGGTGGTTGAGTTGCGCCAGGGCCTGGGCTTCGCGGGCGAAGCGTTCCGCAAATGAAGCATCATCGGCAACGCCGAGGGGAAGAATTTTGAGCGCGACAATGCGATTGAGCTTCTTTTGCCGGGCTTTATAGACGGCCCCCATGCCGCCCTTGCCGATGAGTTCGAGAACTTCGAGTTGCGGAAAGCGGGGCGCGAGGGTCTCAACGGAAGGCGGCACGAATGCGGGCCGGGCAGCGCCGATTTCCGTGTCCGGCCCAATATCCGCGTTTGATCCGAGGCCGACTTTGATGAGGCATTCGGGGCACAACCCGCCCGGCGCGTTGGCCGGAAGCGCTTTGCCGCACGTTGAACATTTAGGTTGGGTGTCCATATTACTGTTTTCACCCGTACCTTAGCCAACGGCGGACAAATGTTACGCGGTTTATGGAAAATATTTTCATCATGGGCGGGAGAGGACGCGGAACAGGTGGCGCAGCTCGCTATCCACGTCGGCTGGCGAGGCGACGGTCTGGGCAACTTCCGCCTTGAGGCGCTTCCGGTAGCGCTCGCGCAATCGGTGCACGGCGACTCGGATGGCTCCTTCGGACATGCCCAGGGTGGCGGCCAGGGCGGCGTAGGGCTGGCTTTCGCGGCTGCCGGTCAGGGCCGGCTTAAGGGCCTCAAATAGCTGGCCGTTGCCTTCCTGTTCGTACTCGGCAGCCAACTCGCGAAGCACGGTATCCAGCAGGGTCAAAGCCCATTGTTTTTCAAAGGCCTGGTCGGGGGAATGAGTGTCGGCTGGCTCATGCGTGTAGCGGGTTTCGGCGGTGTCCAGCGGCAGTTGGAAGTGCGGCCGGTTGCCGACCCGCTTCTGCGCGTTTGCCTTGCGCCATTCCGCAACGAGAACGCGTTTGAGCATCAATAGCATGAAAGAGCGGAAGCGGCCCAGTGATTGATCGGCATCGGCAATCCAGTTCTTTTCCAGGAGGCGGGCGAAGAACTCCTGGGTGAAGTCCTGGGCATC
Proteins encoded in this region:
- a CDS encoding serine/threonine-protein kinase gives rise to the protein MDTQPKCSTCGKALPANAPGGLCPECLIKVGLGSNADIGPDTEIGAARPAFVPPSVETLAPRFPQLEVLELIGKGGMGAVYKARQKKLNRIVALKILPLGVADDASFAERFAREAQALAQLNHPGIVTLYEFGETNGQFYFLMEFVDGVNLRQLMQTGRVSAREALAIVPQICDALQFAHDQGIVHRDIKPENILIDRRGRVKVADFGLAKLIGQKDADEPTADAASIRNPQSAISNAVMGTPQYMSPEQIAAPGEVDHRADIYALGVVFYQMLTGELPGRPLEAPSHKVQIDVRLDAVVLRALEQQPGLRYQHVSDVKTMVETIASTLPLASSPETPATTGGAPVREQSDLISKLLLFSPIVGVRNGRRVIHWAGAASNGILFMGVMAVFFGGAAFSGEHISGWVVWINVFVLGMLVTSIVRDCRRPIEQLPSLDDKEAGKTPPAGPRASPAQPSRFSRTAIVGAVWAAFPCLFVTQMLMAKFVSLASLTASPVWWTMHLLQQDLLGLSGFLGTTILGWIAVAQIRRSAGQLYGLGLAVFDGLLFPLLALDAVLLWLWTIVIKMLMGSSLDMSRYLEIYQPDIAPALVREWATVATVVTALVVDYLIIRWAWRAANKPVGSAPSAAPEVSPPAVVPNTPLATAACCTAWGSGIFAAATWLMLPHPPVWLVWSILVTALAAVGMAIPVRQSPCGKWALWFGAIQTAVWLTIATLAPWQHYLPDAAEEKGEVRYRVFEAEASSVDTLVPETTRKPGQMMDRELEIPNRPAQIGSPVNMVSQTTEIDGEVLGKLLLDCSKPPWLLVDNRYGFYPWPGMAVSWSYSRLGEFFGTGGGSGILGVQRRNGVLQLRTESHPTHSLNCAYQNALIVWEGNAPQPGRARTFFLPFSRKDGSAKFLVIAFEVSNGEPAKRSIQPNGSHISHNDQTVLLHDDSVDVHYAIFYQGNHLNSGGGLDSSTTNPRAWKEDHNIQLENGRTFGYQRDSVMQDYLHINGKQYDLREGRVFVIRDDGSVERLALFPPLAIAREPEALAKFIAAPSAKADAKLSFGPVVERVVPFSAPCLGHAFQFRSGRLFVDGHGPGTTKEQAAEDQKIIDAAGGADAKAFGLADGLQFAGEGCLFLQTDPSKWLESTETGVVDNLKDTTWIVGILQPTRKDLPLTAYFKTARGEIGILQLLDIVESELGFHTDGQKGYGVKLRYKLVNTPEKKP
- a CDS encoding sigma-70 family RNA polymerase sigma factor, whose amino-acid sequence is MSASDAIPGEVRPAPVFVTTHWSVVLAASHNDTTRSRAALEHLCRLYWYPIYHFVRRQGHSTHDAQDFTQEFFARLLEKNWIADADQSLGRFRSFMLLMLKRVLVAEWRKANAQKRVGNRPHFQLPLDTAETRYTHEPADTHSPDQAFEKQWALTLLDTVLRELAAEYEQEGNGQLFEALKPALTGSRESQPYAALAATLGMSEGAIRVAVHRLRERYRKRLKAEVAQTVASPADVDSELRHLFRVLSRP